In Leptospira harrisiae, a genomic segment contains:
- a CDS encoding UDP-N-acetylmuramoyl-tripeptide--D-alanyl-D-alanine ligase encodes MIAPFEYSLSTILSLFSKDLHWDRTENPTFQWITTSSAESKKRTLFVPLRGTRDGHDFIPDALAKGASAFLCEKNHPILNTLSLADKSRAILVPDCLAALGKLANYHRNRFQTIVLAVTGSSGKTTTKDLLGGLFGFLKLKTLVVTEKNYNNEIGLPFTLFRITEKTRMVICELGMNHRGEIARLSKIAEPTHALITNIGSAHIQNLKLRETIAEEKIDIIQGMRPNSILFVPDDLNFLNRAKQRTKNGKTKLIIWKHQSNPNLKIIQVKPNGFTLEWKGKQAEWKLPGEKLLSNVRGMVEVGTHFQIDPDQIIKTIRNYKSPDKRLNINRGYYTIIDDCYNANPESMLSSIGAANQFAENKNIVWILGSMKELGKFSKYYHEEVGKEIHRIGKGILLGFGEETKPMVKKVPGSLCFVDIEELIQFVKSNVPKKSVLLVKGSRSMKMERIVMALETFKG; translated from the coding sequence ATGATCGCACCATTTGAATATTCCCTGTCAACTATTCTAAGTTTGTTTTCCAAAGACTTACATTGGGACCGAACAGAAAATCCTACTTTTCAATGGATCACCACCTCTTCTGCTGAATCAAAAAAAAGAACTTTATTTGTTCCTTTGCGAGGCACAAGAGATGGGCATGATTTCATCCCTGATGCCTTAGCCAAGGGAGCATCGGCTTTCCTCTGTGAAAAAAATCATCCCATTCTAAATACCCTTTCTTTGGCAGACAAATCAAGAGCCATTCTCGTTCCAGATTGTTTAGCGGCTCTGGGGAAACTGGCCAATTATCATAGAAATCGATTCCAAACTATTGTTCTTGCAGTCACGGGTTCCTCAGGAAAAACGACTACAAAGGATTTGTTAGGTGGTCTATTTGGTTTTTTAAAACTAAAAACTCTGGTAGTTACGGAAAAAAATTATAATAACGAAATTGGGTTACCATTTACTTTATTTCGTATTACAGAAAAAACGCGAATGGTCATTTGTGAGCTTGGAATGAACCATAGAGGAGAAATTGCCAGACTTTCCAAAATTGCAGAACCAACACATGCACTTATAACCAATATAGGATCCGCTCATATTCAAAATCTAAAATTGAGGGAAACTATAGCAGAAGAAAAGATTGATATCATTCAGGGGATGCGTCCCAATTCGATATTATTTGTCCCGGATGATTTGAATTTTTTAAATCGTGCTAAACAAAGGACGAAGAATGGGAAAACCAAACTTATTATTTGGAAGCACCAATCCAATCCAAACTTAAAAATCATACAAGTAAAACCAAATGGATTTACCTTGGAATGGAAAGGAAAACAAGCAGAATGGAAACTGCCTGGTGAAAAACTACTAAGTAATGTTCGCGGAATGGTGGAAGTCGGAACACATTTTCAAATTGACCCAGACCAAATCATAAAAACGATCCGAAACTACAAAAGTCCAGACAAACGGTTGAATATCAATCGAGGTTATTATACGATCATCGATGATTGTTATAATGCAAATCCGGAATCAATGTTATCTAGCATTGGTGCAGCCAACCAGTTTGCAGAGAATAAAAACATTGTTTGGATCCTCGGATCAATGAAAGAACTTGGAAAGTTTTCAAAATACTACCATGAGGAAGTAGGAAAAGAAATTCATAGAATTGGCAAGGGAATCTTACTTGGGTTTGGTGAGGAAACAAAACCAATGGTTAAAAAAGTTCCTGGATCTCTGTGTTTTGTTGATATTGAGGAGCTCATTCAGTTTGTAAAATCGAATGTCCCTAAAAAATCTGTTTTACTAGTGAAAGGTTCCAGATCGATGAAAATGGAACGAATTGTCATGGCCTTAGAAACATTTAAGGGTTGA